One Primulina huaijiensis isolate GDHJ02 chromosome 8, ASM1229523v2, whole genome shotgun sequence genomic region harbors:
- the LOC140982685 gene encoding bZIP transcription factor 46-like, with product METDLNFKDFGKRMPAEGDGGEVTPFSFPLSRQTSVYSLTFDEFQNTVGGFGKDFGSMNMDEFLKNIWSAEENQNIGSITGSGGSGGDQEVGAGAGCLQRQGSLTIPRTLSLKTVDEVWQDMLKECGGGIESSGGGVGASGSQREPTLGEMTLEDFLAKAGVVRDEGHVTGRPNNDPSNNWDFRFDNQRENGNGDLNTINAGIAESRNQIAIRPANLPLNINFGGQQEPMQLQQLLHSPTVVTSNGQLRSPGAMAGILGITTPKINNTGTQNTVLQGGGLGIHGLGNNGVGFSAGSPAVSSDDLKGNGGMSSSVSPTPYMFSSLRGRKMAAVEKVLERRQRRMIKNRESAARSRARKQAYTRELEEEVAKLKEENQELQKKQAGMKAMQKSLIREMTNQQMNVAKRPCLRRTNTGPW from the exons ATGGAGACCGATTTGAACTTCAAGGATTTTGGAAAGAGAATGCCTGCGGAGGGAGACGGCGGCGAAGTGACGCCGTTTAGTTTCCCTTTGTCGCGGCAGACCTCAGTATATTCATTGACTTTTGATGAGTTCCAAAACACAGTTGGGGGATTTGGGAAGGATTTTGGGTCGATGAACATGGACGAGTTTCTGAAAAACATATGGAGTGCGGAGGAAAATCAGAACATCGGATCCATCACTGGTAGTGGTGGCAGTGGGGGCGACCAAGAAGTAGGGGCTGGGGCTGGTTGTCTGCAGAGGCAGGGTTCATTGACTATTCCTCGGACACTGAGCCTAAAGACGGTAGATGAGGTTTGGCAGGATATGTTGAAGGAGTGTGGCGGGGGGATAGAATCGAGTGGCGGAGGAGTTGGTGCTAGTGGATCTCAGAGGGAGCCGACATTAGGGGAGATGACACTTGAGGATTTCTTGGCTAAAGCCGGGGTTGTTAGGGATGAAGGTCATGTAACTGGAAGGCCTAATAATGATCCTTCGAATAATTGGGATTTCAGATTTGACAATCAGCGAGAAAATGGGAATGGAGATTTGAACACGATCAATGCTGGGATTGCGGAAAGCCGCAATCAGATTGCTATTCGACCTGCTAATTTACCATTGAATATAAATTTCGGGGGTCAGCAGGAGCCAATGCAATTGCAGCAGTTGCTTCATTCTCCCACAGTGGTGACAAGCAATGGTCAGTTGAGAAGTCCAGGTGCTATGGCCGGAATCCTGGGGATTACAACTCCGAAAATAAACAATACAGGGACACAGAATACAGTTTTACAGGGTGGAGGATTGGGAATTCATGGTTTAGGAAATAatggtgttggtttttcggCAGGATCACCGGCAGTTTCATCAGACGACTTAAAGGGTAATGGTGGTATGTCGTCGTCCGTGTCGCCAACCCCGTACATGTTCAGCAGTTTACGGGGTAGGAAAATGGCCGCGGTGGAGAAGGTTCTTGAAAGGAGGCAAAGGAGAATGATCAAGAATAGAGAATCCGCGGCAAGATCACGGGCTCGGAAGCAG GCATACACGAGGGAACTGGAAGAAGAAGTGGCGAAACTGAAGGAGGAAAACCAAGAACTGCAGAAGAAACAG GCAGGCATGAAGGCAATGCAGAAGAGTCTG ATTCGAGAGATGACGAACCAGCAGATGAATGTGGCTAAGAGGCCATGCTTGCGAAGGACGAATACAGGCCCATGGTAG
- the LOC140982684 gene encoding THO complex subunit 5B yields MEETMAEPGEILPERNVDMAALYDVLQRSKTSIEDIVAKMLVIKKEATPQSHLRELVTQVLLNFVSLRQANRSILLEEDRIKAETERAKTPVDFTTLQLHNLMYEKNHYVKAIKACKDFKTKYPDIDLVPEEEFFSDATDEIKSPVLSTDSNHDLMLKRLNYEQFQRKELCKLHDKLEQQKKALQETIANRKKFLSSLPSHLKALKKASLPVQHQLGVLHTKKLKQQQLAELLPPPLYVTYSQLFAQKEAFGENIELEITGNIKDALAFARQLANKDTATSTNSENSKLEDDVPDEDDDGQRRRKRPKKVPGRENLDQSGIYQCHPLKVSLHIHDDDASNSNLAKLITLKFEYLIKLNVVCVGVEDSDEVPPNSILCNLFPDDTGLELPQQSAKLCIGNSCSFDVRRALRPYKWAQHLAGIDFLPEVSPLVSVSEDPNETAKHSSILSGLSLYRQQNRVETVVQRIRARKKAQLALEDLLGSLMKRNWPTLTCENVPWASHTPRCNLHGWLSLAFACDNDTSLPVTDVRQGERPASFDEYNKSGLSREEMETTTEDGELPSLLPVATGVNNVKLTPSKGNEVEHSRKLSFISKSIISPIGKGKSHSFKKYEEDIDLMVESEIELDEPVQVEEVSDDASPLGGLGMVENSWADCGVQEYSLVLMRGLDNGSENMKLEAKIKISAEYPLRPPHFELSIHSSSHGENDSKDNDSKWSNELRAMEAEVNVHMIKTIPFDQENSVLGHQVLCLAMMFDFFLDDEHASPEKRTCTSVIDVGLCKPVIGRLISRSFRGRDRRKMISWKDHICTPGYPY; encoded by the exons ATGGAGGAGACGATGGCTGAGCCTGGCGAAATACTGCCGGAGCGTAACGTAGATATGGCTGCGCTATACGATGTGTTGCAGCGGAGCAAGACTTCGATCGAGGATATCGTAGCCAAAATGTTGGTCATCAAGAAAGAAGCTACTCCCCAATCCCATCTCCGTGAACTCGTCACACAAGTTCTACTCAATTTCGTCTCCCTTCGTCAG GCAAACAGGTCCATCTTGCTTGAAGAAGATCGGATTAAAGCCGAAACAGAGCGTGCTAAGACCCCGGTGGACTTCACAACCTTGCAGCTCCACAACTTGATGTACGAGAAAAATCACTACGTCAAAGCGATAAAAGCTTGCAAAGATTTCAAGACTAAGTACCCTGACATTGATCTTGTACCTGAGGAAGAGTTTTTCTCTGATGCTACAGACGAGATAAAAAGCCCAGTATTATCAACTGATAGCAACCATGACTTGATGCTCAAAAGGCTCAACTATGAGCAATTCCAG CGTAAAGAATTATGTAAGCTACATGACAAATTGGAACAACAAAAGAAAGCTCTTCAAGAGACAATTGCTAACAGGAAAAAGTTCTTATCAAGTCTCCCTTCACACCTCAAAGCTCTGAAGAAAGCATCCTTGCCTGTGCAGCATCAGTTAGGTGTTCTGCACACCAAGAAACTAAAGCAGCAGCAATTAGCAGAACTGCTTCCACCTCCTTTATATGTGACCTATTCTCAATTATTTGCTCAAAAGGAAGCCTTTGGAGAGAATATTGAACTGGAGATTACTGGAAATATTAAGGATGCTTTGGCTTTTGCCCGCCAGCTAGCAAACAAGGACACTG CTACATCTACAAACTCAGAGAATTCCAAGTTAGAAGATGACGTGCctgatgaagatgatgatggtCAAAGGAGGAGAAAGCGACCAAAGAAGGTTCCAGGCAGGGAAAATCTTGACCAGTCTGGAATATATCAGTGTCATCCTCTGAAAGTTTCCCTGCATATACATGATGATGATGCTTCAAATTCAAACTTGGCAAAACTTATCACCTTGAAGTTTGAATATTTGATAAAGTTGAACGTTGTGTGTGTAGGAGTGGAGGATTCTGACGAAGTTCCTCCAAATAGTATATTGTGTAACTTGTTTCCTGATGACACTGGTCTTGAGCTCCCTCAGCAG TCAGCCAAGCTCTGCATTGGAAATTCTTGTTCCTTTGATGTAAGGAGAGCTTTACGACCATACAAATGGGCTCAGCATTTGGCAGGCATTGATTTTTTGCCAGAGGTGTCTCCACTGGTTTCAGTTTCTGAAGATCCAAATGAAACTGCTAAGCACTCTTCCATTTTATCGGGTCTGTCATTGTACCGTCAGCAGAATAGGGTTGAGACAGTCGTGCAAAGGATTCGTGCTCGAAAAAAGGCTCAGCTGGCTCTTGA GGATTTACTTGGTTCACTAATGAAGCGTAATTGGCCAACTCTGACCTGTGAAAATGTTCCATGGGCCTCGCACACCCCACGCTGCAACTTGCATGGCTGGTTATCTTTGGCTTTTGCATGTGATAATGATACATCTTTGCCTGTGACTGATGTCCGGCAAGGAGAGCGTCCTGCGAGTTTTGACGAATACAACAAATCTGGTTTGTCCAGAGAAGAGATGGAGACCACAACAGAGGATGGGGAACTTCCATCTTTGCTTCCAGTTGCTACTGGTGTTAATAATGTTAAACTGACTCCATCGAAAGGAAATGAAGTCGAGCATTCCAGAAAGCTGAGCTTCATTTCAAAGAGTATCATATCTCCAATCGGTAAAGGAAAGTCACATAGTTTTAAGAAGTATGAGGAAGATATCGATCTCATGGTGGAATCTGAAATTGAACTGGATGAGCCAGTACAAGTGGAGGAGGTGTCTGACGATGCATCACCATTGGGAGGACTAGGAATGGTCGAGAATTCATGGGCTGACTGTGGGGTCCAAGAATATAGTCTTGTACTAATGAGAGGATTGGATAATGGTAGCGAGAACATGAAATTAGAAGCCAAG atAAAGATAAGTGCGGAGTATCCTCTTAGGCCGCCCCATTTTGAACTTAGTATACACAGTTCGTCTCATGGTGAAAATGATTCCAAAGATAATGATTCCAAGTGGTCCAATGAACTTCGTGCAATGGAGGCAGAG GTCAATGTTCACATGATAAAGACGATACCTTTCGATCAGGAAAATTCAGTGCTAGGTCACCAAGTGCTTTGCCTGGCGATGATGTTTGATTTCTTCTTAGATGATGAGCATGCATCTCCTGAGAAGAGAACTTGTACTTCAGTGATTGATGTTGGTTTATGCAAGCCTGTGATTGGCAGGCTTATCTCTCGATCCTTTAGAGGCAGAGATCGAAGGAAAATGATTTCATGGAAGGACCACATTTGCACTCCTGGCTATCCTTATTAG
- the LOC140982234 gene encoding uncharacterized protein produces MPGRGIQESGSGFRARDVSPNSLIFNAESNFSLFSSASGSVERCSFTSDAPDQDSLASEVSQHLTGHELAEDLSGPDLDPKKPKLVYNNNVNLSRKGKTKVQILDSSEAETTEDENLAIVSARNSFSRALKECQDRRLRSEGLLNKSYRRTASLDLNISVSNSANSSSPRVGVMKKQFAATRRTSAFPSPGTPNYRHPSMRIQKGWSSERIPSHTNANKRTVNNALFSYSNGRTLPSKWEDAERWIFSPVSGDGSIRASTHQPRRRPRSKSGPLGPPGVAYYQMFSPAAPMPAGGNTAKLIANSPFSAGVLAADGLWIRNAGSDGNANFFIGTEPCMARSVSIHGCSEMINQSSLPRLQDSANNISRDISRRDMATQMSPESSIHSSSERRSSFSLATPMLPLVEFESTHASKPEIRDVPVDEPVTMTRWSKKNRSKNSGRGGGYINDWKRKAVNIGSATWEVSIETSKSISTIQREEARITAWENLQNAKAEAAIRKLEMQLEKKRSSSMDKIMNKLRSAQKKAQNMRSLTITNQSHQVERPSVKALSFRRTRQIGSLSGCFTCHAF; encoded by the exons ATGCCAGGAAGAGGTATTCAAGAATCGGGATCGGGCTTCAGGGCCCGAGATGTGAGCCCTAATTCTCTCATTTTTAATGCCGAATCAAACTTCAGCCTCTTCTCTTCTGCTTCTGGTAGTGTGGAGCGCTGCTCTTTTACATCTGATGCGCCTGATCAAGATTCTCTCGCCTCTGAAGTTTCTCAA CATTTGACAGGGCATGAACTGGCTGAGGATTTGAGTGGTCCAGATCTAGATCCAAAAAAGCCGAAACTAGTATACAATAATAATGTTAACCTCAGTAGGAAAGGAAAGACTAAAG TTCAAATATTAGATAGCAGTGAGGCAGAGACTACAGAGGATGAAAATCTGGCTATAGTGTCCGCAAGAAATTCGTTCTCTCGAGCCCTTAAAG AATGTCAAGACAGAAGGTTGAGATCTGAAGGGTTATTGAACAAATCATATCGCAGAACTGCTTCTCTGGATCTCAACATTTCCGTGAGTAATTCTGCGAACTCCTCTTCGCCACGGGTTGGTGTGATGAAAAAACAGTTTGCTGCAACTCGAAGGACCAGCGCATTCCCGAGTCCTGGCACACCTAATTACCGGCACCCAAGTATGAGGATTCAGAAAGGATGGAGTTCTGAACGGATTCCATCTCATACCAATGCGAATAAGAGGACTGTAAATAATGCATTGTTTTCTTACAGTAATGGAAGGACCTTGCCTTCAAAATGGGAAGATGCAGAAAGGTGGATTTTTAGTCCTGTATCTGGCGATGGTTCTATAAGGGCTTCGACTCATCAGCCACGGAGACGTCCCAGATCAAAGAGTGGGCCACTTGGGCCTCCAGGTGTTGCTTACTATCAGATGTTTTCTCCCGCTGCACCTATGCCTGCAGGAGGGAATACAGCGAAGCTAATTGCAAACTCTCCATTTTCGGCTGGAGTGTTGGCTGCGGATGGCTTGTGGATTCGAAATGCTGGTTCTGATGGTAATGCGAACTTTTTTATAGGGACGGAGCCTTGTATGGCAAGGTCTGTTAGCATACACGGATGTTCAGAAATGATAAACCAATCATCATTGCCCAGACTCCAAG ATTCAGCCAACAATATATCACGCGATATTTCGAGGCGGGACATGGCCACTCAAATGAGTCCAGAGAGTAGTATCCACTCCTCATCTGAGAGGAGATCATCCTTCTCTCTTGCAACTCCTATGTTACCCCTTGTAGAATTTGAAAGTACGCATGCCTCCAAACCAGAGATCAGGGATGTGCCGGTTGATGAACCAGTCACCATGACAAGGTGGTCCAAAAAGAATAGGAGTAAGAATTCTGGGAGGGGTGGTGGCTATATAAATGACTGGAAAAGAAAAGCTGTAAACATTGGCTCTGCTACTTGGGAAGTTTCGATTGAGACATCTAAGAGTATTTCGAC GATTCAGAGGGAAGAAGCCAGAATTACTGCATGGGAGAATTTGCAAAATGCAAAAGCTGAAGCTGCTATAAGGAAACTAGAG ATGCAGTTGGAGAAGAAGAGGTCATCTTCTATGGACAAAATTATGAACAAACTGAGATCAGCACAGAAGAAGGCTCAGAATATGAGAAGCTTGACGATCACGAACCAGTCTCATCAGGTTGAAAGGCCCTCTGTCAAGGCATTATCCTTTCGAAGAACTCGTCAAATAGGTTCATTAAGTGGTTGCTTTACTTGTCATGCATTTTAG
- the LOC140983665 gene encoding transcription factor HEC1-like, translating into MDAEFLKSSVEDQMEMMLMQMDKLPDFSGAYEIPMMEFSNHHETSSLGIMSNNCDSALDNLHVNSPAFMNLQPGSSSYSDGFHQESSSMLPFLQHNSSCEGRWKMGEFSDEAGDSQKRNSMAAMREMIFRIAAMQPVHIDPESVKPPKRKNVKISTDPQSVAARHRRERISERIRILQRLVPGGTKMDTASMLDEAIHYVKFLKNQVQNLERVAANRPAPSDAGAGFPVPMSGGNYFPIPAKGYHRYSMPPNVQHPQDS; encoded by the coding sequence ATGGATGCTGAATTCTTGAAATCTTCTGTTGAAGATCAGATGGAAATGATGCTGATGCAAATGGACAAACTTCCGGATTTTTCCGGGGCTTATGAGATCCCAATGATGGAATTCAGTAATCATCACGAAACCAGCAGTTTGGGAATCATGAGCAATAATTGTGATTCTGCTCTTGATAATTTACACGTCAACTCACCTGCTTTCATGAATCTACAACCCGGGAGTTCTTCATATTCCGACGGGTTTCACCAAGAATCGTCGTCTATGTTGCCGTTCCTGCAGCACAATTCAAGCTGCGAAGGGAGATGGAAAATGGGGGAATTTTCCGACGAAGCTGGGGATTCGCAGAAACGTAATTCAATGGCTGCGATGCGAGAAATGATCTTCAGAATCGCGGCGATGCAGCCTGTTCATATCGACCCCGAGTCCGTGAAGCCACCGAAGAGGAAGAATGTGAAGATATCGACGGACCCTCAAAGCGTGGCGGCGCGCCACCGCCGGGAGAGGATAAGTGAGCGGATTAGAATTCTTCAGAGACTTGTACCTGGCGGAACTAAAATGGATACTGCTTCTATGCTTGATGAGGCGATTCATTACGTTAAATTCTTGAAGAACCAAGTTCAAAATCTTGAAAGGGTGGCGGCGAATAGGCCAGCTCCCTCGGATGCCGGAGCTGGATTCCCGGTGCCAATGTCTGGTGGAAATTACTTTCCGATTCCTGCAAAGGGTTACCACCGGTACTCAATGCCTCCCAATGTGCAGCATCCGCAAGATTCTTGA